One genomic region from Dermacentor variabilis isolate Ectoservices chromosome 6, ASM5094787v1, whole genome shotgun sequence encodes:
- the LOC142586347 gene encoding lipase lipl-5-like gives METTPLHFQSQLIAGKGYPVEEHNVTTRDSYVLMMQRIPAGRTERSVQFDRKPAVILMCGLQGSSADFVVNMPDQSLVGFILADNGYDVWLTNVRGTRYSSHLHLKKSSREFWDFSLDEMISYDLPDQIDTVLNVTQQEALLYVGWSQGTAIMFGLLASKPEYNKKILLFNAFAPVAFLGHLTAILKYFVPFSNPLTRFFQFLFNGAVVEKEGAIFNKIKKLSCGSIKQNTLCITAFYSFNGGFPIEWNKTRLPVYLANAPSGTSVRNINHFAQLVKSNRLQKYDWGHVRNIAKYGKVRPWPPAYDLSSVTARVALYWSDGDVLATPRDVRDLSNKLPNVVLNYKVPVNGFTHVDFGWSIKAKDHLYKKVLEMMSAYSPTRQKVPLPKEAPELPQ, from the exons ATGGAAACCACGCCGTTACACTTCCAGTCGCAGCTAATAGCCGGCAAAGGATATCCCGTGGAGGAGCACAATGTCACGACCCGAGATTCCTACGTCCTTATGATGCAAAGAATACCCGCGGGACGCACTGAACGAAGTGTTCAGTTTGATCGCAAGCCTGCCGTTATTTTGATGTGCGGCCTTCAAGGGAGCAGCGCGGACTTTGTGGTGAATATGCCTGATCAGAGCCTTG TAGGATTCATCCTAGCAGACAACGGCTACGATGTCTGGTTAACCAACGTGAGAGGCACCAGATATTCCAGCCACCTTCACCTCAAGAAGAGCAGCCGGGAATTTTGGGATTTCAG CTTAGATGAAATGATTAGCTACGACCTACCTGATCAAATAGACACCGTATTGAACGTGACGCAGCAAGAAGCATTGTTGTACGTCGGGTGGTCTCAAGGAACAGCGATCATGTTCGGGCTGCTTGCGTCGAAACCAGAGTACAACAAGAAG ATTCTACTATTCAACGCTTTCGCACCAGTAGCATTCTTGGGACATTTGACAGCGATCCTGAAATACTTTGTTCCGTTCTCGAATCCGCTGACG AGATTCTTTCAATTCCTGTTCAACGGGGCCGTTGTTGAGAAAGAAGGAGccatttttaataaaataaaaaaactatCTTGTGGCAGCATTAAACAAAATACACTCTGCATCACGGCATTCTACAGCTTTAATGGAGGGTTTCCAATAGAGTGGAACAAG ACGAGACTTCCTGTATACCTGGCAAATGCTCCCTCTGGAACTTCTGTACGGAACATCAATCACTTTGCGCAG CTAGTCAAGTCCAACCGCTTGCAAAAATATGACTGGGGACATGTCAGAAACATCGCTAAGTACGGAAAGGTACGT CCATGGCCGCCGGCATACGACTTAAGCAGTGTCACAGCCAGAGTGGCACTCTACTGGAGTGACGGCGACGTGCTGGCAACACCAAGGGATGTACGGGACCTTTCTAACAAACTGCCAAATGTGGTCCTCAATTACAAAGTGCCTGTCAAtggcttcacgcacgtggacttTGGATGGAGCATCAAAGCAAAAGACCACCTCTACAAGAAAGTGCTGGAGATGATGTCAGCGTACTCTCCGACTCGACAAAAGGTGCCATTGCCGAAGGAAGCACCAGAGCTCCCGCAGTAG